In Aedes albopictus strain Foshan chromosome 3, AalbF5, whole genome shotgun sequence, the genomic window gaccccgaaaaggctgaaacgccaaaaactattcgaaagtcttCAAAGCAGTCGTCATCAGTATAGTgagtattaaccctctaatacccaaccccgcctttagacggggtatagtttgagcatttttgtaatttttgtttcgtggaaaaccaaaatttttatattttaagctgatatttaggattgttttgtatatctcaaaatagtttttggtgtattttaaagcgtatttacatttattaaaaatcattgaaaaattgatgttttggtcaccttttagaggtcattgtttattttgtattgaatcgctacaaataacatatttttaatttttcccaaatcattctatcttagttttatagtttaagggaatcgaatacactctaaaattattttccttaaaattacacggaaaataaaattttctatgaaaaaaatttaaaataaatatattttaacaattatcataaaatctcaaaatgttttcatctcaaaaaatccgtaccccaaataggcttccaggaaaaatattaaactgtggggatgttcaaaaataaaaattagaaaaatcgaaaactgaaattcacgaaatcgagaattaaacagaatcatcttccaaaacatgtttaaatcgattttagatgacaaaaaatgatatttagatcaaaatcaaaaatttgggtattagagggttaagtgaaTTAGAAATAAAGTTAATGTAAGTTAGAATTTGTAAATGAAGTGGACTAATTGAATAAATTGTGTGATGAATGTGAAATAAAGTGTTATATAACAAAACGCTTCTCGGAACTGTTAAAATCGAAATCAAATCTGTGCTAGTCCCTGGGAATAATCCGTTGCTGCTTGCTGTGCTCTCGACACATAGTTCTATCTCTTATTGTTGaactaaattttcaaagaaaaagttAGGTGACATAAAAAAAGGATTTCTTTTTATAACCATAAGCGATAGATTTATAGTTCCTGCGGCATAGTTATTTGGAATTAAGTGCTTTTCAACTTTGTGGAACATTAAATTTATATATTTGGAAGAACTTAAAAGTTAACATTGTGGTCTTCAAAATTATCTGGACCACCATAATTTTACAGTATTGAACAGAATgtccaaaaaatatgaagaaacttttccaATAATAGCATACAGCATAAACTAATAATTCAAGCTTAAACAATTTTGTTCAACCAGATAGGGCTTTCAGACCACTGTGcagggttatttttttaattcaaaaagtAAAATTATTGAACACAAAATTCCCAGCTCAAAACAGCAATTAAAACTTAATTTTGATCGTTAGATTTTTTTCTCTTCATATGTTCTATAACTCGATGGTTTCTTGGATATCTagttgtggagagtcgactgtatttcgGACGGACAATAATTGACTGTACATTTAACATAGAATATAACGTTTTACAAAACAATTCAACAAACATGTTGGTAGTGAGAATACACATTTTCAAAGTCTGTCTACTTTAGTTGCAAAGAATTGTACGCTTTTGTTCTAAGTATTTTGGTCTGTTGCGTCGTTCACTTCATATTTGTGGATCTTTATTTTGTTATGTGTTCTATTTTTTAAATTGCTAACTGTGAGACAAATGCGAACAATTCTTTCTAACACTAGCAACAGCATATTGTTTAATACTTTCATTGAGCCGTTGGTATTGTTAAGATGCCATTACACAGGGTCAACTATTTGACCATAAAGAAACCAATACTTCGACATCTTGTCTGACTCAATCAGTgtctaacagatttttttttagttgatTCCTTGTCAAATATAATACCCTGTGCAATGCACTTATAAACTAAGGCATTAGGAAGAGAGGGTGCGATTTTACTAAGTGGCCGAAGTGTAGCAcccagtgctgaaaaatcaatttcgtcatatctaaattcaatcacctacagctcattttaaaagctgagcctgagaatatggtatatgaaaaacttgtgcggctagaccagttctgcaagaaagtcacggaaaaatcgctatttttcaaatatttaaggtaaatgtcacggactaccttcaacAAATgctaatgatattcacggtgaatatcatttggcattttgcaaaggtagtccgtgacatttaccttaaatattcgaaaaatagcgggttttccgtgactttcttgtagaactggtctagcagcACAAATTTTTCATAAGGGTACCATATTCTCAGGCTCAACTTCTTAAACGAGCTgtaagtgattgaatttagatatgacgaaatgaaattttcagcactggtagcACCATTCAGCGGTTTTCATCTGCGTCTTTCCAAACTAACTGCATGGGGACCGGCCAGGTTCAGCGAGAGTTGATAATGAATCTTCAGTTCCCGGTACCTGAGTTGAGTACTGATTTTGAAATTCATCAATATCAACGCCAACATAATCTTCAGGCTCATCATGGCATACCGAACCCCGATGCAACCTCGGGGACCTCCACTGAATGGAATAAAAGCGTACGGGTGCCGTTGTTTAGCATCTTCTCTGAGAAAACGTTCCGGAATGAACTGTTCCGCGTCGGAACCCCAAATATCTGAACGTCGGTGAAGGGAGTACGGTTTCATTAGCAGCGGGGTGTTTTTAGGAATTTTGTGGCCATCGAGAACAATTTCTTGCAAGTTTTTGCGGGAAATTAGAGATCCCACAGGCAGCAGTCGCATAGATTCTTTTAACACTGCCTCGATGTAGACGAGCTTCCGGAGAATTTCTGCGTCGATGTATGTATCTTTGGTTGGAATAGTCTGCTGAACTTCTTGGTATGCCTTCTCCTGAACAGCAGGGTTCATGGCCAACAGCAAGCAGGTGTGCGCCATCTGAGTGGCCGATGTTTCGTTGCCCTGTTGAAGTGACGTTGAGTCATGATTAGAAGAGTTATTATGTAAATTTGGAAACAATAAACTGACCGCTATGATCATGGTAAAAACCTGGTCCGAGATCTCCTGATCACTAAAATTATAAGCAGACTTCATCATAAGTGGCATTTTCAGCAGTTGATCAATGAAAATTTGTGGTCGTTTGTAAGCTTCCCCTTCATCGTCCGACAGAGCTTCATCAGTAGGGTTCTTCGAGTTACCGGTGAACAATGTTTTAATCTCAGCTCTTTTTTCTTCGATAACCTTATCGGTGAAACGACGGCAAGCTGCTCTACATTTAATTTCGTTGCGATACATGGGCGTCAGCcggtaaattatttcactatgaAGAAGCACATTAACCACACGCTTTCCCAGCGATGTCAACAATCTGATGCATAAAGTGGTTAAAAACTTCAATTGAGTTTCA contains:
- the LOC109399308 gene encoding cytochrome P450 4C1-like → MLAFACLILSIVTILAVRWWKLKVKFARFLPRAQPYYPVIGNLQIALPFGKSAEELLELLHNYFRQHDRMFAIHIGPKVAIGLSHPELVQQVLNHPDCQEKSNVYELLRLPNGLLSSKYKVWKLHRKTLNSTFNIRILNSFLPIFNDSTSKLIKLLDQQADTGKSFDILVPFTHCTLGMVCETSFGKKVLEREGKQHFFDSLEVLLTSLGKRVVNVLLHSEIIYRLTPMYRNEIKCRAACRRFTDKVIEEKRAEIKTLFTGNSKNPTDEALSDDEGEAYKRPQIFIDQLLKMPLMMKSAYNFSDQEISDQVFTMIIAGNETSATQMAHTCLLLAMNPAVQEKAYQEVQQTIPTKDTYIDAEILRKLVYIEAVLKESMRLLPVGSLISRKNLQEIVLDGHKIPKNTPLLMKPYSLHRRSDIWGSDAEQFIPERFLREDAKQRHPYAFIPFSGGPRGCIGVRYAMMSLKIMLALILMNFKISTQLRYRELKIHYQLSLNLAGPHAVSLERRR